TAACGGTGCTACAATGCTTGCATCCGATTCAATGATAAACTTAGGAGTTTCTATACCTAGTTTTCCCCATGTAATCTTCTCATTGGGAACAGCTCCGCTATAAGAGCCAAAGCTGGTAGTGGAATCTGAGATCTGGCAGAAATAACTCCAGAAAGGAACGTCATGCCATTCGAGATCCTGGTACATCATGGGTACTACACAAATTGGGAAGTCTCCGGCTATGCCACCACCGATCTGAAAAAATCCGATACCTTTTCCATCTGAATTTTGTCTGTACCATTCTGCAAGCCAAACCATATATTCAATCCCGGACTTCATGGTCGAGGCTTTTAACTCATTTTTAATAACATAACTCGCAAAAATATTTCCCATGGTAGAATCTTCCCATCCGGGAACTACAATCGGGAGATTCTTTTGTGCGGCCGCAAGTACCCAGGAATTCTTCGGATCAATTTGATAGTATTGTTCAAGCACGCCACTGAGCAACATATGGTACATATATTCATGGGGGAAAAAACGCTGATTAGAAGATTCCGCTTCCATCCAGATTTTATAAATATGCTGTTGTATCCTTCTAAAAGCCTCTTCTTCTGGAATGCAAGTATCAGTAACCCTGTTAAAATGATTTTCTAGTAAGTTCCACTCATCAGCGGGAGTAAGGTCCCGATAATGCGGTACGCGCTCGTAATGGTTATGGGCTACCAGGTTCATCACATCTTCTTCAATATTTGCTCCGGTGCACGATATAATCTGCACCTTATCCTGACGAATCATTTCTGCAAGCGAAATCCCCAGCTCTGCAGTGCTCATTGCTCCGGCAAGTGTAATCATCATTTTTCCCCCTTCATTCAAATGTATTTCATAACCCTTTGCGGCATCCACCAATGCAGCGGAATTAAAATGAAGAAACTGCCTCTCCATAAATTCTGATATTGGTCCTCTTTTCATACCCTTATTTTTTTGCAAATATAGAATGATGTGTCACCCGCGGGTGTGAAAAACAATCTTATTTTTCTTTATTATACAGGATTGCTTCCTGCAAAGTATTTACCTGAAATACTCCTACTTCAGGAACTGAGTCCTGAGTTTGAATTATATTTCCTGTAGTCCATGTACGGTTGTATTCACCTTCAAAAAGCTCAATGCGCATTTCCTTCTTCGTGATCAGGTTAAAGGTGCATTCAAATAAGATTCCATTCAGGCTAAATCGGCTTATAAAATGGTTTCCAAATACAGAGCTTGGTATATCAATTCCATTTTTTTCATCTATAGAGTACGTGTCATTGCCTTCACCCCGCTTTACTAATTCATATGTTTTAGAATACGTATCGTATGCGAGCCGTAAAATCCATCTGTTGAAATAAATGTTTGGTTCAATGACAAGCTGTACAGGTATTATCTGCTCTAATCCTTTTGCAGAATAAGACTTCAAATTTCCGTGCCAGTTACCAACCCAGTCATCGGGAAATATTAAAGCATCAGAATCGGTTAATAATACGGCTGGATAAAAAAGAAACGGAGGTTCCTGGGGCAGCTCCTCTACAAGCACTTTAGCCCAGCCCTGATATAAAATGTTAAGAGAATCTGCCGCGGCTCTGGAAAGATCGATAATTCTTCCTCCAAAGTAAGGGCCGCGATCATTAATTCGTACAACAATGGATCTATTATTCTCCAGATTGGTCACCTTTACAATGGTTCCAAAAGGTAATGTCCGGTGTGCTGCAGTTAAAGTTTTGTTAGAGAAAATTTCTCCGTTCGCTGTCTTTCGGCCGTTAAAAAAATTAGCATAATATGATGCTATTCCATTTTTGGTGTATAGTGTTTGAGAAAAGGAATCAGCAAAAACCAACAACAGACTAAAAACAAAAAGTGATTTCTGCATCAGGCGACCGGTAATGATGCTGATAAATGTACAGAATAAAAATTACTGCCGTAATCGGTTTAGGATACGGATTATCCTGAGTTCTCTTTACTTCTTTTTTCTGCTTCCAACCGCCTGGCCATTCTGCTATTGGTAATTTTTTTTGAAATAAGAATCCCAATCTCGAACAATCCATATAAAGGCAGGGCAACTAATGTTTGACTCACCATATCTGGCGATGGTGTAATAACAGCTGAAAGGAGTAAAATAAAAACAACAGCATATTTTCTATAGCCCGATAAAATTTCGTGGGTTGCCACTCCTATAACAGCAAGTAAATAAATAATCAGGGGGAATTCAAAGACAAGCCCGCATGCAAAGCTTAATCCGGTAACGGTTTCAATATACGATGAAAGGCTGATCGTATTTTTTACTTCAGTACTTACCTGATAAGTGCCCAGGAAAAATACTGTAAAAGGAACAATAAGGAAATAACCGAAAACTACTCCGAGATAAAACAGCAAGGATCCACTCAGCACAATACCATATATTTTTTGCCTTTCCTGCTCATATAAAGCCGGGCTAATAAATTTCCAAAGTTCCCATAGCACAAAAGGAAAAACGATCACAAGCCCGAGTGTAAAAGCATTTTGCAGGGAAACCATGAATTGCCCGGAAAAGTCTATGTTCTGAACGGGCACATTAAAATTTTGAACACACAGGCTGCTCATATGTACCCAGCTTCCCAATTTGCACATGACCCTGAAGGTCCAGAAGTCAGGATTTTTAGGAGCAAAAATGATGTGATCAAAAATAAATTTAGTATTTAAAAAAATAAAAATACCGGCAACTACTATAGCAATAAGAGACCGCAAAATAACCCAGCGCAATTCTTCCAGATGATCAATAAATGACATCTCTGCCTGATCACTGCTGCGCTTTTTTATTAAAGTATTGAGCCAGCCCATTAAATAGAATAAATAATTCGTTTATAGTCTCAGCAGTCCGGATTCATCTGGTTAACGGCATTAATTTCCGAGCAGCTTTATCAGTTCATTTAACCTGGGAGAAAGTATAATTTCAGTTCTGCGGTTTTTTGCTCTTCCTTCCGCGCTTTCGTTTGACGTAACGGGAAAATATTCTCCGTGACCGGAAGCAGTAACTCTCTTCGAATTCACACCATTCTGAACTAAGATTCTTATGATTGATGTGGCACGCAATACGCTTAAATCCCAGTTATCTTTCATGGAGCCGCTACCGGCTAAAGAAACATTATCCGTATGTCCTTCCACTTCC
Above is a genomic segment from Chitinophagales bacterium containing:
- a CDS encoding deoxyhypusine synthase family protein, translated to MKRGPISEFMERQFLHFNSAALVDAAKGYEIHLNEGGKMMITLAGAMSTAELGISLAEMIRQDKVQIISCTGANIEEDVMNLVAHNHYERVPHYRDLTPADEWNLLENHFNRVTDTCIPEEEAFRRIQQHIYKIWMEAESSNQRFFPHEYMYHMLLSGVLEQYYQIDPKNSWVLAAAQKNLPIVVPGWEDSTMGNIFASYVIKNELKASTMKSGIEYMVWLAEWYRQNSDGKGIGFFQIGGGIAGDFPICVVPMMYQDLEWHDVPFWSYFCQISDSTTSFGSYSGAVPNEKITWGKLGIETPKFIIESDASIVAPLVFAWLLGW
- a CDS encoding septal ring lytic transglycosylase RlpA family protein, translating into MQKSLFVFSLLLVFADSFSQTLYTKNGIASYYANFFNGRKTANGEIFSNKTLTAAHRTLPFGTIVKVTNLENNRSIVVRINDRGPYFGGRIIDLSRAAADSLNILYQGWAKVLVEELPQEPPFLFYPAVLLTDSDALIFPDDWVGNWHGNLKSYSAKGLEQIIPVQLVIEPNIYFNRWILRLAYDTYSKTYELVKRGEGNDTYSIDEKNGIDIPSSVFGNHFISRFSLNGILFECTFNLITKKEMRIELFEGEYNRTWTTGNIIQTQDSVPEVGVFQVNTLQEAILYNKEK
- the tatC gene encoding twin-arginine translocase subunit TatC — translated: MGWLNTLIKKRSSDQAEMSFIDHLEELRWVILRSLIAIVVAGIFIFLNTKFIFDHIIFAPKNPDFWTFRVMCKLGSWVHMSSLCVQNFNVPVQNIDFSGQFMVSLQNAFTLGLVIVFPFVLWELWKFISPALYEQERQKIYGIVLSGSLLFYLGVVFGYFLIVPFTVFFLGTYQVSTEVKNTISLSSYIETVTGLSFACGLVFEFPLIIYLLAVIGVATHEILSGYRKYAVVFILLLSAVITPSPDMVSQTLVALPLYGLFEIGILISKKITNSRMARRLEAEKRSKENSG